A genome region from Clostridium pasteurianum includes the following:
- a CDS encoding ABC transporter substrate-binding protein, with product MLKKLITMTAVLCMCVAVLAGCGQKSSNASDDSLNKVKKAGVLAVGMHDDYPPMEFRDENDKRIGFEVDLANEIGEKMGVKIKFVSNAWDGIFLALNAKKYDVIMSTVSITDERKKKMLFSDPIVYGGNAVYVKSNNTSVKNEKDFPGKIIGCEAGSTGQDVLTKISGIKEVKKYSSTPDAFLDLKNDRIAAIVTDPMVGDYYSSKEKGKYKKLKTTLTKEPIGAAFRKNDKALRDAFQKAFNKLKKDGTLSKLSQKWFGYNIYSE from the coding sequence ATGCTTAAAAAATTAATTACAATGACAGCAGTCTTATGTATGTGTGTAGCTGTATTAGCAGGATGTGGTCAAAAAAGTTCTAACGCTTCTGATGATTCCCTAAATAAAGTAAAGAAGGCAGGAGTCCTTGCAGTTGGAATGCATGATGATTATCCACCAATGGAGTTTAGGGATGAAAATGATAAAAGGATTGGTTTTGAAGTGGATCTTGCAAATGAAATAGGCGAAAAAATGGGTGTTAAAATTAAATTTGTTTCAAATGCGTGGGATGGAATATTTCTGGCACTTAATGCAAAAAAGTATGATGTTATAATGTCAACTGTAAGCATTACAGATGAAAGAAAGAAAAAAATGCTGTTTTCAGATCCTATAGTTTATGGTGGAAATGCAGTTTATGTGAAAAGCAATAATACTTCAGTAAAAAATGAAAAAGACTTTCCAGGAAAAATAATTGGATGTGAGGCTGGAAGTACTGGACAAGATGTATTGACTAAAATTTCTGGAATAAAAGAAGTAAAAAAGTATAGTTCAACACCTGATGCGTTTTTGGATCTTAAAAATGATAGAATTGCAGCTATTGTAACTGATCCTATGGTTGGTGATTATTATAGTTCTAAAGAAAAGGGAAAGTACAAAAAGTTAAAAACAACATTGACAAAAGAGCCTATAGGTGCTGCTTTTAGAAAAAATGATAAAGCACTCAGGGATGCTTTTCAAAAGGCATTTAACAAACTAAAAAAAGATGGTACTTTATCTAAGCTTTCGCAAAAGTGGTTTGGATATAATATTTATAGTGAATAA
- a CDS encoding aspartate ammonia-lyase produces the protein MCRKKGVLNLPSDFRTEKDLIGEKEIPNDAYYGINSDRALANFNVNNKKVNLNLIYSMVIVKKAAAMAHKKVKEMDEKKATAIIKACDEILDKKFDSEFITGYLQGGAGTSTNMNVNEVIANRAIEILGGSKGDYSIIHPVQDINMSQSTNDVYPTALRIAAIKLLRPLADALAKLQEALQIKENDFSDILMLGRTELMDALPMMAGQSFGAYAKAIARDRWRIYKVEERLREINIGGTAIGTGINASDEYIFAVTDILQDITGLGLARTDYPMDTTQNMDVFVEVSGLLKACAVNLIKISNDIRLLSSGPRGGFSEIVLEELQAGSSIMPGKVNPVICEMIAQISMRVMANDTAISLAASFGQLQLNAFSPLIAESILESLEILTKGIVIFKEKCIDSLKINSKKCLEHLNCSTALATALVNHIGYDKASYIAKKALKENKSIRTLIIEEKLLTEEEVDKILNPYEITKPGIPGL, from the coding sequence ATGTGTAGGAAGAAAGGAGTGTTAAATTTGCCTTCTGATTTTAGAACAGAAAAAGATTTAATTGGTGAAAAAGAAATACCTAATGATGCTTATTATGGTATAAATTCTGATAGAGCTTTAGCAAATTTTAATGTTAATAATAAAAAAGTAAACCTAAATTTAATATACTCCATGGTTATTGTAAAAAAAGCTGCTGCCATGGCTCATAAAAAAGTAAAAGAAATGGATGAAAAAAAAGCCACTGCAATAATAAAAGCATGTGATGAAATATTAGATAAAAAGTTTGACAGTGAATTCATAACTGGATACCTTCAAGGCGGTGCTGGAACTTCTACTAATATGAATGTAAATGAAGTCATTGCAAATAGAGCAATTGAAATTTTAGGAGGATCTAAGGGAGATTACTCAATTATTCATCCAGTTCAGGATATTAACATGTCCCAATCTACAAATGACGTATATCCAACAGCTCTTAGAATTGCAGCTATAAAACTTTTGCGTCCTCTTGCAGATGCTCTTGCAAAACTTCAAGAAGCACTTCAAATTAAAGAAAATGACTTCTCTGATATACTTATGCTTGGAAGGACAGAACTAATGGATGCTCTACCAATGATGGCAGGACAGAGCTTTGGAGCATATGCTAAAGCCATAGCTAGAGATAGATGGAGAATTTATAAAGTTGAAGAAAGATTGCGCGAAATAAACATCGGCGGAACAGCAATAGGTACAGGCATAAATGCTTCAGATGAATATATTTTTGCTGTTACAGATATACTTCAAGATATAACCGGACTGGGGCTTGCAAGAACCGACTATCCTATGGATACTACTCAAAATATGGATGTGTTTGTTGAGGTATCCGGTCTTTTAAAAGCATGTGCTGTTAATCTAATTAAGATTTCCAATGATATTAGGCTTTTAAGCAGTGGTCCTAGAGGAGGCTTTTCTGAAATTGTTCTTGAAGAACTTCAGGCAGGTTCTTCAATTATGCCTGGAAAAGTAAATCCAGTTATATGTGAAATGATTGCACAAATTTCAATGAGAGTTATGGCAAATGATACTGCTATTTCTCTAGCTGCATCATTTGGTCAGCTTCAACTAAATGCCTTCTCTCCTCTTATAGCTGAAAGCATTTTAGAATCTCTTGAAATATTAACTAAAGGAATTGTGATTTTTAAAGAAAAATGCATAGATTCCTTAAAAATTAATTCTAAAAAATGTTTGGAACATCTTAATTGTTCCACTGCTTTAGCTACAGCCTTAGTTAATCATATAGGTTATGATAAAGCTTCATATATAGCCAAAAAAGCTTTAAAAGAAAATAAAAGCATACGAACTTTAATTATTGAAGAAAAACTTTTAACCGAAGAAGAGGTAGATAAAATACTTAATCCATATGAAATTACAAAACCTGGCATACCAGGATTATAG
- the hydF gene encoding [FeFe] hydrogenase H-cluster maturation GTPase HydF, with the protein MNELNSTPKGERLTIALFGKTNVGKSSIINALTAQEIALVSSVKGTTTDPVYKAMELLPIGPVMFIDTAGLDDVTSLGNLRKKKTLEVLSKTDIAILVMDIETGVTDYDKEICSALLEKKIPIIGVLNKVDKKNFDIEYYKSQFNMPLIPISALTKAGINNLKDEIIRLAPESEDKFKIVGDLISPGDIAILVTPIDKAAPKGRLILPQQQTIRDILESDAIAVVTKEFELRETLNSLGKKPKIVITDSQVFLKVAADTPKDILMTSFSILMARYKGDLTELVRGAKAIENLKDGDKVLISEACTHHRQSDDIGKVKIPRWLRQKTGKKLDFHFSSGFSFPENIEEYSLIVHCAGCMLNRRAMLHRINSAVEKSIPIVNYGVLIAYVQGILPRALKPFPAANKLFNKAN; encoded by the coding sequence ATGAACGAACTTAATTCAACTCCAAAAGGTGAAAGACTCACTATTGCACTCTTTGGTAAAACTAACGTAGGAAAATCAAGTATAATAAATGCCCTTACAGCTCAAGAAATTGCTCTTGTTTCGAGTGTAAAAGGTACAACAACAGATCCTGTTTATAAAGCTATGGAACTGCTTCCAATAGGTCCTGTTATGTTTATAGATACCGCAGGTCTTGATGATGTAACCTCCTTAGGAAATTTGAGAAAAAAGAAAACTCTTGAAGTTCTATCCAAAACGGACATTGCAATTTTAGTTATGGATATTGAAACAGGGGTAACGGATTATGATAAAGAAATTTGTTCTGCATTATTAGAAAAGAAGATACCTATAATCGGCGTTTTAAATAAGGTTGATAAAAAGAATTTTGATATAGAATATTATAAATCACAATTTAATATGCCTCTAATTCCTATCTCTGCATTAACTAAAGCAGGAATAAATAATTTAAAAGACGAAATAATACGATTAGCACCTGAAAGCGAAGATAAATTCAAAATTGTAGGAGATTTAATTTCTCCAGGCGATATAGCTATCTTAGTTACCCCAATAGACAAAGCTGCACCAAAGGGCAGATTAATACTTCCTCAGCAGCAAACTATTAGAGATATTTTAGAAAGTGACGCCATTGCAGTTGTAACCAAAGAATTTGAACTGAGAGAAACTTTAAACAGTCTAGGTAAAAAGCCAAAAATAGTAATAACAGATTCCCAGGTATTTTTAAAGGTCGCAGCTGACACCCCAAAGGATATTTTAATGACATCCTTCTCAATATTAATGGCAAGATATAAAGGTGATTTAACTGAACTTGTACGTGGTGCAAAGGCAATTGAGAATTTAAAAGATGGTGATAAAGTCTTAATATCAGAAGCTTGCACACACCATCGTCAATCAGATGATATAGGAAAAGTAAAAATACCAAGGTGGCTGAGACAAAAGACAGGAAAAAAATTAGACTTCCATTTTTCAAGTGGTTTTTCCTTTCCTGAAAATATAGAAGAATATTCTCTTATAGTGCACTGTGCAGGCTGTATGCTCAATAGGCGTGCAATGCTTCACAGGATAAATAGTGCCGTAGAAAAAAGCATCCCCATTGTAAATTATGGAGTTCTCATTGCTTACGTTCAGGGAATTCTTCCAAGAGCATTAAAACCATTTCCTGCTGCTAATAAGCTATTTAACAAAGCAAATTAA
- a CDS encoding amino acid permease, with amino-acid sequence MNKIFKTKSIENLIDETKGKEALQKVLGPFELTMLGIGAIVGTGIFVTTGVAASEYSGPALVLSFIISGIACGFAALCYAEFASTIPVAGSAYTYSYAALGEIWAWIIGWDLLLEYIVDIGTVAIGWSGYASSLLQNIGIKLPYKLINSPSQGGIVNLPAIIILMFMTGVLFLGVRNSARFNNVIVIIKLAVIFFFIFLGARHVKPVNWHPFMPYGVKGVFSGAAFVFFSYIGFDAVSTTAEEVKNPQKDLPIGIVLSLLICTVLYIAVSFVLTGMLPYYKYKNVSAPIAFALQKIGINWGSALVSVGAICGITSVLLVMMFGVTRILFAISRDGLLPKCLSTIHPKYKTPVKSIFLVGIATAIISGFLPIEEVTQLTNIGTLAAFIMVSIAVIVLRYKRPDLKRAFKCPLVPITPLISIVFCIVLIFQLQTAAKLRFIIWFILGLIVYALYGFKRSKLNESK; translated from the coding sequence ATGAATAAAATTTTTAAAACAAAATCCATAGAAAATTTAATTGATGAAACAAAGGGAAAGGAAGCACTCCAAAAAGTTCTTGGCCCATTCGAGCTTACTATGCTTGGTATAGGGGCTATAGTTGGAACGGGAATTTTTGTTACTACTGGTGTTGCTGCTTCGGAATATTCAGGACCAGCACTTGTTTTATCTTTTATAATTTCTGGTATTGCATGTGGATTTGCTGCATTATGTTATGCTGAATTTGCATCAACTATTCCTGTAGCTGGTAGTGCATATACGTATAGCTATGCGGCGCTTGGAGAAATATGGGCATGGATTATTGGATGGGATTTGCTGCTTGAATATATTGTTGATATAGGAACAGTCGCAATAGGTTGGTCTGGATATGCTTCAAGTCTTTTACAAAATATAGGCATAAAGCTTCCATATAAATTAATAAATTCTCCTTCACAAGGTGGAATTGTAAACTTACCTGCTATTATAATTTTAATGTTTATGACAGGTGTATTATTTTTGGGTGTTAGAAATAGTGCAAGATTTAACAATGTCATAGTTATTATAAAATTAGCTGTAATATTTTTCTTTATTTTCTTAGGGGCAAGGCACGTAAAGCCTGTTAACTGGCATCCTTTTATGCCTTATGGTGTTAAAGGAGTATTTTCGGGAGCAGCGTTTGTGTTCTTTTCTTACATAGGTTTTGATGCAGTTTCTACTACTGCAGAAGAGGTTAAAAATCCTCAAAAAGATTTGCCTATAGGAATTGTTTTATCACTTTTAATATGTACAGTATTATATATAGCTGTTTCATTTGTTTTAACAGGAATGCTTCCATATTATAAATATAAGAATGTATCTGCACCTATAGCTTTTGCGCTTCAAAAGATAGGAATAAATTGGGGATCAGCTCTTGTTTCAGTAGGGGCTATCTGTGGAATAACTTCTGTGCTTTTGGTTATGATGTTTGGTGTTACAAGAATATTATTTGCAATATCAAGAGACGGTCTTTTACCTAAATGTTTATCCACTATTCATCCTAAATATAAAACTCCTGTAAAGAGCATATTTTTGGTTGGAATTGCAACTGCTATTATTTCAGGATTTTTGCCAATAGAAGAGGTTACACAACTTACAAACATAGGAACACTGGCAGCGTTTATAATGGTATCAATTGCAGTTATAGTATTAAGGTATAAAAGGCCTGATTTAAAAAGAGCATTTAAGTGTCCTTTGGTTCCAATTACACCATTAATATCCATTGTATTTTGTATAGTATTAATATTTCAACTTCAAACTGCGGCTAAATTGAGGTTTATAATATGGTTTATATTAGGTCTAATAGTTTACGCTTTATATGGCTTTAAGAGAAGCAAGTTAAATGAAAGCAAATAA
- a CDS encoding CvfB family protein, with protein sequence MIRIGEYNELKVARKCDFGLFLDAETGSTKDDILLPIKDTSDIDDLEVGNSINVFIYRDSKDRLIATTKHPYAVVGEIAYLKVVSNTRIGAFLDFGLERDLFVPIKEQGYLIEPDKKYLFYVYVDKTNRLAATTYIDKFLQVPDAEEDLSKKEFSGTVYGFQTNGSVMIALENKYRGVILNKECFIKVSQGDTLTNLRFEKQFEDGIICVTPRKYPKDERIELEHKIYEYLKDNNGFMPYNDKSSPEDIKRVFKESKNYFKNALGGLMKKGLISQDKSGTKLIK encoded by the coding sequence TTGATTAGAATTGGAGAATATAACGAACTAAAAGTTGCAAGAAAATGTGATTTTGGTCTCTTTCTTGATGCTGAAACCGGCAGTACAAAAGACGATATACTACTTCCCATTAAAGACACTTCTGATATAGATGATTTAGAAGTTGGTAATAGTATAAATGTATTTATATATAGAGATTCAAAAGACAGACTTATAGCTACAACAAAACATCCTTACGCTGTAGTAGGTGAAATAGCTTATTTAAAAGTAGTATCAAATACAAGAATAGGTGCTTTTTTAGACTTTGGTCTTGAAAGGGATTTATTTGTTCCAATAAAAGAACAAGGATACTTAATTGAACCTGATAAAAAATATTTATTTTATGTATATGTCGATAAAACAAATAGACTTGCTGCTACCACATATATAGATAAATTTCTTCAGGTACCAGATGCAGAGGAAGATTTGTCAAAAAAAGAATTTTCAGGAACAGTATATGGATTTCAAACCAATGGAAGCGTAATGATTGCATTGGAAAACAAATATAGAGGTGTAATATTAAATAAAGAATGCTTTATAAAAGTTTCTCAAGGTGATACTCTTACTAATTTAAGATTTGAAAAACAATTTGAAGACGGTATAATTTGTGTAACGCCTAGAAAATATCCTAAGGATGAAAGAATTGAACTAGAACATAAAATATACGAATATTTAAAGGACAATAATGGCTTCATGCCTTATAATGATAAAAGCTCACCTGAAGACATAAAAAGAGTATTTAAGGAAAGTAAAAATTATTTTAAAAATGCCTTAGGTGGATTAATGAAAAAAGGATTAATTTCACAAGATAAATCAGGTACTAAACTTATAAAATAA
- a CDS encoding ferritin-like domain-containing protein gives MDYSYNYNIQRKTSNNENSSKKICCESQMPFPPIEVSRCNVNYANLLYNAYAASGGSELQAITQYIYHHETIFNKEVSETLLCIAIVEMKHLDALAGLIVKLGAKPAFFNSNRSWFSTGELVYGDNVYKEECPPSSKDNLCIKLKADIAGEKAAIRGYKDIMSEIYDPKVNAVIEKIISDEKVHVKILKGFLEKYCGNDRH, from the coding sequence ATGGATTACTCATACAATTATAATATTCAAAGAAAAACTTCAAATAATGAAAACTCCAGTAAAAAAATTTGCTGTGAATCACAAATGCCGTTTCCACCAATAGAGGTATCAAGATGTAATGTAAATTATGCTAATCTTTTGTACAACGCATATGCAGCCAGTGGTGGAAGTGAACTTCAAGCAATAACTCAATATATCTATCATCATGAAACAATTTTTAATAAAGAAGTATCTGAAACTCTTTTATGTATAGCCATAGTTGAAATGAAACATTTAGATGCTCTTGCTGGCTTAATAGTTAAATTAGGCGCAAAACCTGCCTTTTTTAACAGCAACAGAAGCTGGTTTTCAACTGGTGAATTGGTATATGGCGATAATGTGTATAAAGAAGAATGTCCTCCTTCGTCAAAGGACAATCTGTGTATAAAACTGAAAGCCGATATTGCAGGTGAAAAAGCTGCTATAAGAGGCTACAAAGATATAATGTCAGAAATATATGATCCAAAGGTAAATGCAGTAATTGAAAAAATTATATCAGATGAAAAAGTTCATGTTAAAATATTAAAAGGATTTTTAGAAAAATACTGCGGTAATGACAGACATTAA
- a CDS encoding amidase domain-containing protein, producing the protein MISKKNKAKIVIFVVIILLEFPSFTVLAAHQNTDVNSEILKSEVERIYNIRSSCLVSGETDPLKDQFDTSQRTGRYALEHEIKRVKYLKSWSNERGIKFKNIKSSVRIKKVMPRGKITRLALEESYKFDYVYKDDPNAALNSFGVGIRHVTSVIPKGGRWLICNDWYTDCFEDALQSCEADDQSTLNSLITKVLSLKDLLAARKLNKVINYRREYDRIKAIAYADKYCGAAWGSGNNFKYNSKYMDFNGAGGDCTNFASQILGDKGAGGLQQDGTWHCHIQKYGMASGSRAWTNADALKNYLIYSGKARVIKVGNFKELITPSKGEADAPISKVDFGDIVCYEKGRGNIDHFAVITSFDSKGYPLVNSHTTDRYHVPWDLGWGDKGIRFFLIHVK; encoded by the coding sequence GTGATTTCTAAAAAGAATAAGGCTAAGATTGTTATTTTTGTAGTAATAATATTATTAGAATTTCCTTCATTTACAGTTTTGGCTGCACATCAAAATACAGATGTTAATAGTGAAATATTAAAATCAGAAGTTGAAAGGATTTATAATATTCGTTCTTCATGTCTTGTATCTGGAGAAACTGATCCGCTAAAGGATCAATTTGATACTTCTCAAAGAACAGGTAGATATGCTTTAGAACATGAAATTAAGCGAGTGAAGTATTTGAAAAGCTGGTCTAATGAGCGTGGTATTAAGTTTAAAAATATAAAATCATCTGTAAGAATAAAAAAGGTAATGCCACGAGGTAAAATTACAAGGCTTGCATTAGAAGAATCCTATAAATTTGATTATGTATATAAAGATGATCCTAATGCAGCACTAAATTCATTTGGAGTTGGAATTAGACATGTAACAAGTGTAATTCCAAAGGGTGGAAGATGGCTAATATGCAATGATTGGTATACAGATTGTTTTGAAGATGCTTTGCAGTCTTGTGAAGCGGATGACCAAAGTACTTTAAATTCACTAATTACTAAAGTTCTTAGTTTAAAAGATTTGCTTGCTGCTAGAAAATTAAATAAAGTAATAAATTACAGAAGAGAATACGACAGGATAAAGGCAATAGCTTATGCAGACAAATATTGTGGTGCTGCTTGGGGAAGCGGAAATAACTTTAAGTATAACTCTAAGTATATGGATTTCAATGGAGCTGGAGGAGATTGTACGAATTTTGCTTCTCAAATTTTAGGAGATAAGGGAGCTGGAGGATTGCAACAGGATGGAACCTGGCATTGTCATATTCAAAAATACGGAATGGCTTCTGGAAGTAGAGCATGGACAAATGCTGATGCTTTAAAAAATTATTTGATATACAGCGGTAAAGCTAGGGTTATAAAGGTAGGTAATTTTAAAGAATTAATTACTCCATCTAAAGGTGAAGCCGATGCACCTATATCAAAAGTGGATTTTGGCGATATTGTTTGTTATGAAAAGGGAAGGGGAAATATAGATCATTTTGCTGTAATTACATCTTTTGATTCTAAAGGATATCCTTTAGTTAATTCTCATACTACAGATAGATATCATGTACCATGGGACTTAGGTTGGGGCGATAAGGGTATAAGATTTTTCCTTATTCATGTGAAATAA
- a CDS encoding L-threonylcarbamoyladenylate synthase produces METEVLDVKNLNYSYQNIVKGAEYLKKGEVVAIPTETVYGLAADAFNECAVKKIFQVKGRPQDNPLLIHIYKLEQVYDICKDIPKAAEKVFDAFWPGSVTLIFNKKECVSDTVSAGMKTVGVRFPKSEIARAIIKESGTLLVAPSANLSGKPSTTSAGHCYNDLNGKIPCILDGGPCSIGLESTIIDMSTPEPVLLRPGAVSLDDIRRVIPKLIYKKNLLSVKGNEIPKAPGMKYRHYAPDAPVTLVEGDYIKTSKWIKENINEDNAVICFDEFLRDFDSCDYVYSLGSFKILNTAAQKIFNLLRECDKLNVSHIYVQAPKDSGLGNSIINRLEKASAGDIIHI; encoded by the coding sequence GTGGAAACAGAAGTATTAGACGTTAAAAATTTAAATTATAGTTATCAAAACATTGTAAAGGGTGCAGAATATCTAAAGAAAGGTGAAGTTGTTGCAATTCCAACGGAAACTGTTTATGGATTGGCAGCAGATGCTTTTAATGAATGTGCTGTAAAAAAAATATTTCAAGTTAAAGGTAGGCCACAAGACAACCCTTTATTGATACACATATATAAATTAGAGCAAGTTTATGATATATGTAAAGATATTCCCAAGGCAGCAGAGAAAGTATTTGATGCTTTTTGGCCTGGATCAGTAACTTTGATTTTTAATAAAAAGGAATGTGTTTCAGATACAGTTAGTGCAGGGATGAAAACTGTAGGAGTTAGATTCCCTAAAAGTGAAATAGCTAGAGCTATAATAAAAGAAAGTGGGACTTTACTCGTAGCTCCATCTGCAAATTTATCAGGCAAACCATCAACTACAAGTGCTGGGCATTGTTATAATGATCTGAATGGAAAAATTCCATGCATTTTAGACGGAGGTCCATGTTCAATTGGACTGGAATCTACAATTATAGATATGTCTACACCAGAACCAGTACTCTTAAGACCAGGAGCAGTTAGCCTAGATGACATACGTAGAGTAATTCCAAAGCTTATATATAAAAAGAATTTATTAAGTGTTAAAGGAAACGAAATTCCAAAAGCTCCAGGAATGAAATATAGGCACTATGCTCCGGATGCACCAGTGACACTGGTTGAAGGAGATTATATTAAAACATCTAAATGGATTAAAGAAAATATAAATGAGGATAATGCTGTAATTTGCTTTGATGAATTTTTAAGAGATTTTGATAGTTGCGATTATGTATATAGTTTAGGAAGTTTTAAAATCTTAAATACAGCTGCACAAAAGATATTTAATCTACTTAGGGAATGTGATAAATTGAATGTAAGTCATATTTATGTACAAGCACCTAAAGACAGCGGTTTAGGAAATTCTATAATTAATAGATTAGAAAAAGCAAGTGCAGGAGACATTATTCATATATAA
- a CDS encoding methyltransferase domain-containing protein, which yields MTWNQLSFIHNKKVLDFGSGRGITASHFARDNEVVAVEPNANIISERITDNYYDQICGDINVLKNFKDESFDVILCHNVFEYAREREKLTKEFARILKKGGVLSILKHNRAGRVMQMVVLLNNFEHANELLEGKNGRASKFGDIHYYDDMDILKWSKDFEVKKILGMRTFWDLQQNQDIQKDEKWQKQMLKVEQSVCDRDEFKEAAFFHHLILIRK from the coding sequence ATGACGTGGAATCAGTTAAGTTTTATACATAATAAAAAAGTATTGGACTTTGGGAGTGGCAGGGGAATAACAGCTTCACATTTTGCCCGTGATAATGAGGTTGTTGCAGTTGAACCAAATGCTAATATTATTTCAGAAAGAATTACTGATAATTATTATGATCAGATATGTGGAGATATTAATGTCTTGAAGAACTTTAAAGATGAGTCTTTTGATGTAATATTATGCCATAATGTTTTTGAATATGCAAGGGAAAGGGAAAAGCTTACTAAGGAATTTGCAAGGATTCTTAAAAAGGGTGGCGTACTTTCTATATTAAAGCATAATAGAGCGGGAAGAGTTATGCAGATGGTTGTTTTATTAAATAACTTTGAACATGCTAATGAATTATTAGAAGGAAAGAATGGAAGGGCATCTAAGTTTGGGGACATTCATTATTATGATGATATGGACATTTTAAAGTGGTCAAAGGATTTTGAAGTGAAAAAGATATTGGGAATGAGAACTTTTTGGGATTTACAGCAGAATCAAGATATACAAAAGGATGAAAAATGGCAAAAACAAATGCTTAAAGTAGAACAGAGTGTCTGTGATAGAGATGAATTTAAGGAAGCTGCTTTCTTCCATCATTTAATACTGATAAGAAAGTAG
- a CDS encoding GNAT family N-acetyltransferase: protein MPIIFTELKKFTKEDVQELFLSVGWVSGQYPTRLYKALMHSSTVLTAWDGKKLVGLARLLDDSEMVAYMHYVLVNPAYQSQGIAGRMIEMVKEKYKNYLYIKIMTEGSKNSTLYKKHGFHLMADGVAMQICNFTNKI, encoded by the coding sequence ATGCCAATTATATTTACTGAATTAAAGAAGTTTACCAAAGAAGATGTACAGGAATTGTTTCTTTCGGTAGGATGGGTTTCAGGGCAATATCCGACACGACTTTATAAGGCACTGATGCATTCGTCTACTGTTTTGACAGCATGGGACGGTAAGAAGCTAGTAGGATTGGCTCGCCTTTTAGATGATAGCGAAATGGTAGCTTATATGCACTATGTCTTGGTGAATCCAGCTTATCAGAGTCAGGGAATCGCAGGTAGGATGATTGAGATGGTCAAGGAAAAATATAAGAACTATTTGTACATTAAAATAATGACAGAGGGAAGTAAGAACTCTACTTTATACAAAAAACATGGATTTCATCTTATGGCTGATGGTGTTGCTATGCAGATTTGTAACTTTACTAATAAAATTTGA
- a CDS encoding winged helix-turn-helix transcriptional regulator, with translation MYKLKLEKDIRCPLEYGLDVFGGKWKSCIICVLAEKQVLRYSTLRHEMTNIPDTVLAATLKRLITDDIVLRQQYDEIPQHVEYRLSAKGKSVVPILKSICKWSGAYHRKDNERALAQCQKCDYNIKSK, from the coding sequence TTGTATAAACTAAAACTAGAAAAAGACATCCGCTGTCCATTGGAATACGGACTAGATGTTTTTGGCGGAAAGTGGAAATCTTGCATTATATGTGTGTTGGCTGAAAAACAGGTTCTAAGGTACAGCACACTGCGTCATGAAATGACCAATATCCCCGATACGGTTTTAGCAGCTACTCTGAAAAGATTGATTACGGATGATATTGTTCTGAGACAACAGTATGACGAGATCCCACAGCATGTGGAATATAGGCTTTCTGCAAAGGGGAAATCCGTTGTTCCAATCCTCAAAAGTATTTGCAAATGGTCTGGAGCTTATCATAGAAAAGATAACGAGCGCGCATTAGCTCAGTGTCAGAAATGCGATTACAATATAAAATCTAAGTGA
- a CDS encoding GNAT family N-acetyltransferase, with amino-acid sequence MNFRLANIDDLPKLKAVYGNIINNMMKNNISIWDEIYPCEFFRDDIENNRLYLLEGKHDDIVAAFALCESSDGESHVKWKDPNDRALYLDRFGVNVNYSRKGIGSMMLKHAITVTKQKNIRYLRLFVVDINKPAINLYLKNGFSKVDGIYEERIDDDIILREYGFEIDALK; translated from the coding sequence ATGAATTTTAGATTGGCTAATATTGACGATTTACCTAAACTTAAAGCTGTATATGGAAACATAATTAATAATATGATGAAAAACAATATATCTATTTGGGATGAAATTTATCCATGTGAGTTTTTTAGAGACGATATTGAAAACAATCGTCTTTATTTGTTGGAAGGGAAGCATGATGATATAGTTGCAGCGTTTGCATTATGCGAATCAAGTGATGGAGAAAGTCATGTGAAATGGAAAGATCCCAATGATAGGGCATTATATCTTGATCGTTTTGGAGTTAATGTCAATTATTCAAGAAAAGGAATTGGTAGTATGATGCTTAAGCATGCTATTACAGTTACTAAGCAGAAGAATATTAGATATTTAAGGCTTTTTGTTGTGGATATAAATAAACCAGCTATAAATTTATATTTAAAAAACGGATTTAGTAAGGTAGATGGAATCTATGAAGAAAGAATTGATGATGACATTATATTGAGAGAATATGGATTTGAAATAGATGCATTAAAGTAA